In Eucalyptus grandis isolate ANBG69807.140 chromosome 4, ASM1654582v1, whole genome shotgun sequence, the following proteins share a genomic window:
- the LOC120292599 gene encoding ribulose-1,5 bisphosphate carboxylase/oxygenase large subunit N-methyltransferase, chloroplastic-like: protein MQGESKILGILFEDHVSFVCSDPVLGARHVCSLPLHLLHFCLSPLSSVSPQKRRELFLPAESYLGETDAFLLEPVYKKSIWKTLELPVSHVNEELVCKMVIDACESALSGYRTTVEQDEKLIQEGNLGYKLEIAVRVRVGEKLVLQQIEGIVKEKEAQLDKA, encoded by the exons ATGCAAGGAGAGAGT aaaatattaggtatcCTCTTTGAGGACCACGTGTCATTCGTGTGCTCTGATCCTGTCCTCGGGGCCCGCCACGTCtgctctctccccctccatcTTCTGCActtctgtctctctcctctctcttctgtcTCTCCGCAGAAGCGCAGAGAGTTATTTCTCCCCGCAGAGAGTTATCTCGGAGAAACAGATGCATTCCTCCTGGAACCTGTCTACAAGAAATCTATCTGGAAAACTCTCGAATTACCGGTTAGTCATGTGAACGAGGAGCTGGTATGCAAGATGGTCATAGATGCCTGTGAATCAGCTCTTTCAGGCTACCGCACCACAGTTGAACAG GACGAGAAGCTAATTCAGGAAGGAAACCTTGGTTACAAACTTGAGATAGCCGTGAGGGTTAGAGTAGGTGAGAAGCTGGTGTTGCAGCAAATTGAGGGTATTGTCAAGGAGAAGGAAGCTCAATTGGATAAAGCTTGA
- the LOC108959227 gene encoding O-fucosyltransferase 19-like isoform X2, translated as MPLFQRNDELDGAGDGDEAKDEDEEAEARARGSGYGSSRRSRSGSPSSTSSRTSTCPPAPSWQRLLVEAVGDVSLRKFGSVRSLILPLFSKHKGVHFNKTDAHLANNGISLDLQRLRCRVNFQALKFTPQIEALGNKLVHLL; from the exons ATGCCTCTCTTCCAACGAAACGACGAGCTCGAcggcgccggcgacggcgacgaagcaaaagacgaagacgaagaagcagaagcgcgcgctcggggttctggATATGGCTCGTCGCGTCGGTCGCGTTCCGGCTCGCCCTCATCTACCTCCTCAAGAACCTCCACCTGTCCACCCGCCCCGAG TTGGCAAAGGCTACTGGTTGAAGCAGTAGGCGATGTCTCCCTACGCAAGTTCGGCTCGGTTCGATCTCTG ATTTTGCCACTATTTAGCAAGCATAAGGGGGTACATTTCAATAAGACAGATGCTCATTTGGCAAACAATGGAATTTCACTAGATCTTCAGAGGCTCAGATGTCGAGTCAACTTTCAGGCTTTAAAATTTACTCCTCAGATCGAGGCTCTGGGGAACAAATTAGTCCACCTCCTTTGA
- the LOC108959227 gene encoding uncharacterized protein LOC108959227 isoform X1 has translation MPPTPTSRDVRSALSPPPRSHASLPTKRRARRRRRRRRSKRRRRRSRSARSGFWIWLVASVAFRLALIYLLKNLHLSTRPEVATPLTSIRCRNVTCLRSVDRFPIPDPPPPPPLKSWRFHVSRFSFAVARSRTSCCQKILPLFSKHKGVHFNKTDAHLANNGISLDLQRLRCRVNFQALKFTPQIEALGNKLVHLL, from the exons atgCCGCCGACGCCGACCTCTCGTGACgtccgctctgctctctctccccctccgcgAAGTCATGCCTCTCTTCCAACGAAACGACGAGCTCGAcggcgccggcgacggcgacgaagcaaaagacgaagacgaagaagcagaagcgcgcgctcggggttctggATATGGCTCGTCGCGTCGGTCGCGTTCCGGCTCGCCCTCATCTACCTCCTCAAGAACCTCCACCTGTCCACCCGCCCCGAGGTCGCCACCCCTCTCACTAGCATTCGCTGCCGTAACGTCACTTGTCTTCGCTCCGTCGATCGATTCCCGATCCCCGATCCCCCGCCCCCTCCTCCCTTGAAATCTTGGAG GTTCCATGTATCACGGTTCTCCTTTGCTGTTGCTCGTTCTCGGACCTCTTGCTGTCAAAAG ATTTTGCCACTATTTAGCAAGCATAAGGGGGTACATTTCAATAAGACAGATGCTCATTTGGCAAACAATGGAATTTCACTAGATCTTCAGAGGCTCAGATGTCGAGTCAACTTTCAGGCTTTAAAATTTACTCCTCAGATCGAGGCTCTGGGGAACAAATTAGTCCACCTCCTTTGA
- the LOC104443092 gene encoding MYG1 exonuclease, whose product MATPPLRVSASSFTTSPPPTRVGTHNGSFHCDEALGCFMIHLTNKFSNAEIIRTRDLQVLEGLDAVLDVGGVYDPSRDRYDHHQKGFEEVFGHGFSTKLSSAGLVYKHFGKEIIAKELRVDENHPDVHRLYLAVYKSFVEAIDAIDNGISQYDTDQPPRYVDQTHLSARVAKLNPDWIDPNQSSENENEAFQRAMSLAGGEFLDSVRYHAMSWLPARSIVMECLEARHGIDSSGEIVLLKQFCPWRLHLFELEEEMKIESSIKYALYQDNQSKDWLVQAVGVTPNSFESRKALPAPWRGLTDDKLSEESGIPGCKFCHASGFLGVNHTYEGALAMARAGLKL is encoded by the exons ATGGCTACTCCTCCTCTTAGGGTTTCTGCTTCTTCCTTCACCACCAGCCCGCCGCCGACGCGTGTGGGCACCCACAACGGCTCCTTTCACTGTGATGAGGCCCTCGGCTGCTTCATGATTCACCTCACCAACAAGTTCTCCAACGCCGAGATCATCCGCACCAGAGACCTCCAg GTGCTGGAGGGCCTCGATGCTGTGCTTGATGTCGGGGGTGTGTATGATCCGAGTAGAGACCGGTATGATCATCACCAGAAAGGTTTCGAGGAAGTATTTGGGCATGGGTTTTCCACCAAGCTCAGCAGTGCTGGTTTGGTCTACAAG CATTTTGGGAAGGAGATAATAGCTAAGGAGCTTCGGGTCGATGAAAACCACCCGGACGTGCACCGGCTGTATCTTGCTGTGTATAAAAGCTTCGTGGAG GCAATTGATGCTATCGATAACGGAATAAGTCAGTATGACACCGACCAGCCTCCAAGATATGTGGATCAGACGCATCTGTCTGCAAGAGTTGCAAAACTGAATCCGGATTGGATTGACCCCAATCAGTCTTCGGAGAATGAGAATGAGGCATTTCAACGAGCTATGTCCTTGGCCGGCGGTGAATTTTTAGAT AGTGTTCGATATCATGCAATGTCGTGGTTACCCGCAAGATCCATTGTAATGGAGTGTCTTGAAGCTAGACATGGTATTGACTCAAGTGGAGAAATTGTGCTCCTAAAACAGTTTTGTCCG TGGAGGCTTCATTTGTTTGAGCTCGAGGAGGAGATGAAAATCGAATCTTCCATCAAATATGCTCTTTATCAG GATAATCAGAGCAAAGACTGGCTGGTGCAAGCAGTTGGGGTGACTCCCAACAGCTTCGAAAGCCGGAAGGCTCTTCCAGCTCCATGGCGTGGTCTGACGGATGACAAGCTCTCCGAAGAGTCAGGCATCCCTGGCTGTAAATTCTGCCACGCGAGTGGGTTCCTTGGCGTGAATCATACTTATGAGGGCGCTCTTGCGATGGCCAGAGCTGGTTTAAAGCTCTAA